A stretch of Antennarius striatus isolate MH-2024 chromosome 6, ASM4005453v1, whole genome shotgun sequence DNA encodes these proteins:
- the tpst1 gene encoding protein-tyrosine sulfotransferase 1 isoform X1, which produces MIGKLKQNLLVACLVISSVTVFYLGRHAMDCHHRIEERGQPGGILPLSALGGSMRTTLRTGQNLSTPFVYNKDMPLIFIGGVPRSGTTLMRAMLDAHPEVRCGEETRVIPRILAMKQMWSRSGREKMRLDEAGVTDEVLDAAMQAFLLEIIVKHGEPANFLCNKDPFALKSLAYLAKIFPHAKFVLMIRDGRASVHSMISRKVTIAGFDLGSYRDCLTKWNRAIETMYTQCLEAADKCLPVHYEQLVLHPEKWMRTLLKFLDIPWNDAVLHHEELIGKAGGVSLSKVERSTDQVIKPVNVEALSKWVGKIPADVVRDMAVIAPMLSRLGYDPHANPPNYGRPDAKVLDNTRRVFKGEFQLPDFLKESQIQKSAEKSSPS; this is translated from the exons ATGATTGGCAAGCTGAAACAGAACTTGCTGGTGGCCTGTCTGGTCATCAGCTCCGTCACAGTCTTCTACCTTGGGCGTCACGCCATGGACTGCCACCATCGCATTGAAGAACGCGGCCAGCCAGGAGGGATTCTGCCTCTGTCAGCGCTGGGGGGCAGCATGCGGACGACCCTACGGACAGGCCAGAACCTCAGCACGCCTTTTGTTTATAATAAAGACATGCCACTCATTTTCATTGGGGGAGTACCCCGCAGTGGAACGACGCTGATGCGAGCGATGTTGGACGCTCACCCCGAAGTGCGTTGTGGTGAGGAAACCCGTGTTATTCCACGTATCCTGGCTATGAAGCAGATGTGGAGCCGCTCGGGTCGGGAGAAGATGCGCCTCGATGAGGCTGGGGTGACGGATGAAGTGTTGGATGCTGCCATGCAGGCGTTCCTGTTGGAAATCATTGTCAAACACGGAGAGCCTGCCAACTTTCTCTGCAACAAAGACCCCTTCGCGTTGAAGTCACTGGCCTACCTTGCCAAAATTTTCCCCCATGCCAAGTTTGTTCTGATGATTCGTGATGGCCGGGCTTCGGTTCACTCCATGATCTCACGGAAGGTCACCATAGCTGGGTTTGACCTGGGCAGCTACAGAGACTGTCTGACCAAGTGGAACCGGGCCATAGAGACCATGTACACCCAGTGCCTGGAGGCAGCCGACAAATGCCTGCCGGTGCACTACGAGCAGCTGGTCCTTCATCCGGAGAAATGGATGAGGACTTTGCTGAAATTCCTTGACATTCCGTGGAATGATGCTGTGCTCCACCATGAGGAGCTCATCGGGAAAGCTGGAGGAGTGTCCCTCTCAAA GGTGGAGAGGTCTACAGACCAGGTCATCAAGCCTGTCAATGTGGAGGCTTTGTCCAAGTGGGTGGGGAAGATCCCAGCCGACGTGGTGAGGGACATGGCTGTCATTGCCCCCATGCTGTCCAGACTGGGCTACGACCCCCACGCAAACCCCCCCAACTACGGCCGGCCTGACGCCAAAGTCCTGGACAACACCAGACGG
- the tpst1 gene encoding protein-tyrosine sulfotransferase 1 isoform X2, translated as MIGKLKQNLLVACLVISSVTVFYLGRHAMDCHHRIEERGQPGGILPLSALGGSMRTTLRTGQNLSTPFVYNKDMPLIFIGGVPRSGTTLMRAMLDAHPEVRCGEETRVIPRILAMKQMWSRSGREKMRLDEAGVTDEVLDAAMQAFLLEIIVKHGEPANFLCNKDPFALKSLAYLAKIFPHAKFVLMIRDGRASVHSMISRKVTIAGFDLGSYRDCLTKWNRAIETMYTQCLEAADKCLPVHYEQLVLHPEKWMRTLLKFLDIPWNDAVLHHEELIGKAGGVSLSKVERSTDQVIKPVNVEALSKWVGKIPADVVRDMAVIAPMLSRLGYDPHANPPNYGRPDAKVLDNTRRIQKSAEKSSPS; from the exons ATGATTGGCAAGCTGAAACAGAACTTGCTGGTGGCCTGTCTGGTCATCAGCTCCGTCACAGTCTTCTACCTTGGGCGTCACGCCATGGACTGCCACCATCGCATTGAAGAACGCGGCCAGCCAGGAGGGATTCTGCCTCTGTCAGCGCTGGGGGGCAGCATGCGGACGACCCTACGGACAGGCCAGAACCTCAGCACGCCTTTTGTTTATAATAAAGACATGCCACTCATTTTCATTGGGGGAGTACCCCGCAGTGGAACGACGCTGATGCGAGCGATGTTGGACGCTCACCCCGAAGTGCGTTGTGGTGAGGAAACCCGTGTTATTCCACGTATCCTGGCTATGAAGCAGATGTGGAGCCGCTCGGGTCGGGAGAAGATGCGCCTCGATGAGGCTGGGGTGACGGATGAAGTGTTGGATGCTGCCATGCAGGCGTTCCTGTTGGAAATCATTGTCAAACACGGAGAGCCTGCCAACTTTCTCTGCAACAAAGACCCCTTCGCGTTGAAGTCACTGGCCTACCTTGCCAAAATTTTCCCCCATGCCAAGTTTGTTCTGATGATTCGTGATGGCCGGGCTTCGGTTCACTCCATGATCTCACGGAAGGTCACCATAGCTGGGTTTGACCTGGGCAGCTACAGAGACTGTCTGACCAAGTGGAACCGGGCCATAGAGACCATGTACACCCAGTGCCTGGAGGCAGCCGACAAATGCCTGCCGGTGCACTACGAGCAGCTGGTCCTTCATCCGGAGAAATGGATGAGGACTTTGCTGAAATTCCTTGACATTCCGTGGAATGATGCTGTGCTCCACCATGAGGAGCTCATCGGGAAAGCTGGAGGAGTGTCCCTCTCAAA GGTGGAGAGGTCTACAGACCAGGTCATCAAGCCTGTCAATGTGGAGGCTTTGTCCAAGTGGGTGGGGAAGATCCCAGCCGACGTGGTGAGGGACATGGCTGTCATTGCCCCCATGCTGTCCAGACTGGGCTACGACCCCCACGCAAACCCCCCCAACTACGGCCGGCCTGACGCCAAAGTCCTGGACAACACCAGACGG